Sequence from the Camelus dromedarius isolate mCamDro1 chromosome 12, mCamDro1.pat, whole genome shotgun sequence genome:
AAAACCTTTCAAAGTGGTTTCTTCCCATCTTTTTAGAGTGATCAGTCATGTTATGGATGGAGGTTGGTTAGAAATGGTGTGGAATCTTGGCAtttgtattatatacatatacccCAGTTTGGTTCTATGTGCACAAGGCTTTTGGTGATTGAGAATTGATCTGGGGCTGTGTAAGAATATCACAAAGACTGTTCTTGGCACCCTTTGTCCCAGTCTGGTTTAAGGGACAGATTGGGAAACTTGtttcttcctgctttttgaaaagaggaatgaaaaaatacactTGACTGGCACTTCCTCCTCAGCGATAGGCCTGCCTGACTGCAGTTTGATTTAGCTCCTTTTGTTCTTATGGAGAACAAAGTAAAACTTCTTCTCAGGTGGCTATAAGGATTATATCAGAAGTCCCTTATCCTTTTAAGgaaacagcaaatatttttcttcagacAAAAGGGAGACTGTGCAGGTGTTTCAATCCCTTTGACTTCTTGGCATCAGTCAGACTTTCTCTTGTTTGAACTATTAGTGTGTTGAGGTCCCTGGGAGTTGATAGACAAGCCCTTTGGTGATACTGAGTAGTTTTCTTGGTAACTGGTATTTGTAGCAGCTCTTTCCTCATCCTTCTGATTCCTGTAGGAACTTGGGATTGCATCACAGTTTTCTGAATCATACGATGTTTGtgacctatattttcttcttcctcttgagTTACATGAGGTCAGAaggtcagatttttttccttagtaaTTGGGCTGCTGCTGCTTTCACCACGTTACGAGATTATAGGTGgtttaaatgtgtttctttgaAAGTACTTTTATGTTGCACTGTTAAGATGAGGGGCCCTCAACTCATTTCTGCTGAACTTTTCTATATTAGGTAAAAGaatggctcaaaaaaaaaattacagactcAGTTAAGGGTTAAGGTGAACGAATGGGAACTGTATTTCTGGCACCTTCCTGGTTAGTAATTACTCAGCTGTGTGGAAGTTTCACTTCTAGACTTTTGGTCTTAAACCAGGAGTTGTCACGGTCACCAAGGAGATTATTTCCTTCCAGTTAGTTCATCCTTAGCTTATGCAGGAGGTTAGCCTGCAGTGTGTTGACATTCCTAGTGTGTACATATTTGTATGGTGTACTAATGGGGGATGAGAACTGTACCACGAGGATGTGGGCTAGAGTTTGTTCCTCAGTCACTGCTTAGGGAACTTCGTGCTGTATTTGACTAGGAACTTGGGGTTCTGTTTTTctgtggaatctttttttttctgtagaatcTTTCTGGCTTTTTATGTTTTAGTATTCCAGGGAGAAGACTCTTTTCAGCACAggctgtaaatatttttcttcctgtatttgGATGCATCTAGTTGTGTACTTTCTAGATTGCAGCCTTTCATGAAGTGTAAAGAGCTGCTTGTTGTATGATTTTTTTACAGTAagcatttattactttttaaatttaaaaaatgaaaaaaacattgcCTTTTCTGACGATTAAATCACCTGTAATCCTACCACAAGAGAGAACCATGGTTaatgttttttatatttcttttgtatcattattctcaaaagatttttttaacaaaattggaatcatactatatatataattttgtattcttcttttttcacttaacatgtattttttcacattattaaatattttaaaaacaaaattttgaataGGTAATTTCAAGAGTACAAatgacataaaacagaaacactgagTAGTCTAACTTCCATCTTTGTCTCCATTTACCTTATTCCTTCAGTCCCTAATAAATGAtcattaatttctccttttaattgAAAGGTAGTGTTACTATATTTTGTTCCttgctttttccccctcttaaCAACGTCTTTTGGAGCTCTCTTGTTGTCACTACCCAGAGACTCTTCCTGACCATAGATTAGTCATCTCGTCCCCTTtagatggacacttgagttgtctccaatttttgctattacaaacaataaGAAGtagtaattaaaggaaaaaaaattaagcattacCCTGCTTCAGTTATTAAGAGAAAGTTTTTTTACAGAAGAATGCCagttaataaatgtagaaataatgaTGGAATTtgaaaatcaacatttttcagcCCTCAAAGGAAGTAATTTAAGAGTCATCAGTGACTGCTAAACCATTAAGCAAAAGGTTGAAAGAGGAACAGGGTATTTACATGGTGCCAAATGTTAGCCACAGATTGCTAATTGTAAAGAGGAAAAATGCCTTAATAAAGAGAGCTCTGGCTGTTACAGTCTCAACCAAGTGATCATGTTTTGGTAAATGATTGTATAATTTACCAAGTCCCACTACGTGGAACAGTCTGAGAATATGATGTGCTGTAATACACACCATGAAGTAAGTAGATAGCATTACCTGTGAAGCATTCTTGCCCAAACCACTTAACCTAAATCTACTCAGTATTTACAGGAAATATTAGGGATAGAGAAGCAAGCTAAATGGCACCGTGAATAAATAATCAGACAAAACAAAGTTGTAAGACATTCTACAAGTCAACTGTCTTGGTCTAAAAAGCTTGTATTGTAAACAGACAAGCAAACGAATATAAGCAAAACCAACCAAAAATAAAAGTTAGAGGCTGTTCTAGAataaaagagactaaagagatGTAACATCCAAATTCGTCGTTTGAGCTTTGAttggattctgaattttttaaaagccatcattaaagactttttttttggaCAGTTGCAGAAATTTGAATGAGGGCTGGGTGTTAAATGATAAttggtgtgataatggtattgtggttatgAAGCTAAATGTCCTCATTCCTAGAGGATGCACAGTGAAGTATATGGAGTTAGAGTGTCTTGATGCCTGCTGAAGCGTTTTCTTtcacaagaaaattaaaaacaacccaTATATGGCCATATCCCTATCCGTGGAGATAGATGAGGTAAATTTGACAGTATATTAACAATTCTTGAGTCTAAGGGGTGAGTAGTATGTGTTTGTTCtactgtatttttatcttttctgtatatttgaacTTTTTCATAATAGAGTTGAAGAAACAGTGCTGCAGTGGATAAAATTTCTTTACGTATTCTTTTGAAATGCCATTTTACTGCACTgcatgttccattgtatggaggAGCCACAAATCTTTAATTGTTGCACATGTGTATATTTTGCTGCTAATTGACATTTTAgtagaatttttgtttattttgtgacAGTTTTATGCACCTAAGAGCTTGCAGTgggtgagaaaaagaaatagaaatttttttctttcctcctctgttgTCTCTTCTGGAGCTttaatggagaagagaaaaagagaatgagaaaggtaCCTTGAAGTAGTCCTGTGCACTTGCTTTTAGGTACGAGGTAGAATTGAAGCTGCTCTGTAAGAGTAATAGGAATTATCACCCTGTCACCTTGTCCAGTGATAAGGAGGGGTACTAGCAACCAGGGAAGCAGCACTGAGAGGGGAGTGCAGATGTCGTGTTATGATTCATTTTGTGTTTGACAAAGGTTTAGATCTTTTTGTTAGTAGCAAAAGTTCTTCCTGCCTGCGAAGAGAACTGCTTTAGACAATGGTCTGGTCTTTTATTATGAGACTGAGCTATGGGGGTTATGAGAGGAATTTAAGGGTGgaatatttttggaagaaaagTTCTGGGACAAGGGTCTTTTCTGAGAAAGGGTCATTAAGTGTGAAAAGAATAATACTTTCCTTTTTGAGCTAGAATCGTATTTACAGTGGGAAGCTTCTCTGAGTACAGAATAGATATTCTTTGACATTAATGTCCATATCTTAGATTTCCATGAAGACAACTTACAAGGACCTGAATGGCCTCATTTTAGCTGCTTCATCGTGTGGAGCTGTTACTTGCTCCGTCTCTTCCTGTGCCTGGTGTGACAGTGGCTGCTGAGCACCATGAAGGTTGTTCCAGAGAAGAATGCTGTCCGGATACTCTGGGGGCGGGAAAGGGGCACTCGGACCTTTGGAGCTCAGCGGCTTCTGCAGGAGCTGGTGGAAGATAAAACCCGGTGGATGAAATGGGAGGGCAAGGTAAGAAAAATGGGTATTCTCCACATTGTAGGGTGACAGTAGAACGGAACCTTAGAATAGGTTAATGACATAAAATTGGAACATAATTTGTTTTGTGTAGGAGAATTGATAGATCTAACAGGAttttgtggggggtttttttgtttttgtttttgtttttacagatttGGAAGAATGAATGGGCTAGAAATAGCTTTTTTCCTTCAGAGCTAGACATTTTTCCTAAAGGTAGTTTAGATTTGTCTCTTTCAATTTGTAGGTGAATCATTGATTCCAGCTTTTAGACACACACTGTAAATATTAATCTAGGATGGTTTGCTGCTTCTGAGATAGAGTGAGCCTTAGTTTATacataaataatgttttttaactttgtttgTTTCCCAGAGAGTAGAACTGCCGGATAGTCCACGCTCTACCTTTTTACTGGCCTTCAGCCCAGACAGGTACCTAGTACTTATCTATAACGTTACCTAAGACTTGTGATAGCATTGCTTTCTGTGTGTTTGGCCTAGCTTGATCTTCTGAATGAGATCCTTAAAGGCTCTTTGAAGCACTGAATGAACAGAGCTTTGCCAGTGTTACCAGATTGGGAAAGAAAGTAGATGAGCAGTGCTAACCATTAAAATCATGGGAATAAGCAAAGGAACCTATGAATATCGAGGATCAAAACTCGAAAAGTTTTTCAATAATAATCCTTTGCCTGTGTGATACAGGCCACCAACAGTGTGATTGTTTTCTCTGCTGGAAAAAATACTCTCTGAACGGGTTATATGTCATTTGGGGACAGTATGGAGAAGCCAAAAGCTTTTAGAGATCAGaatgtttctgttgtttgtaatGGCCAGGGTGTATTTTTTTTCACGCTGGTTTGTGGAATAgtgtcacttttcttttttctttttcttttctttttttttaatttaaaaaatttgggggagggttattaggtttagttatttattttttggaggaggtactggggattgaacccaggaccttgtgcatactaagcatacactctaccacttgagctataccctccctcagtGTCAATTTTCTGTGTTGTCCAAAACTCTCACATGCTTCACATTTACTTCCTACTCTTTGATTCCGTAGGACTCTCTTGGCCTCCACCCATGTAAACCATAATATCTATATCACGGAGGTGAAGACAGGCAAGTGTGTTCACTCTCTAATTGGACACCGCCGCACTCCATGGTGTGTCACTTTTCACCCCACCATCTCAGGCCTTATTGCTTCTGGCTGCCTAGATGGGGAGGTTAGGATCTGGGATTTACACgtaagtgtttccttttctttgatattcttttttttttttaaatagaggtactggggattgaacccagaacctcatgcatgctaagcacacactgtaccattgagctgtaccccACCTTTGGTGTTCTAAATGCAGAGACTTGTTTACCATTGGGTTCTTAACTCTGAAGGAGAGATTAGCCAGATTTTTAGGACTATATGTGAGTAAGTGGTAGTTATTGCCCAGTTAATTGACAGGAGGTCTAGTTCATAGTCCTCCATTCTAGAATGAACACCCTATTTAACTATTCTTCCGTCAGCCCATTGGGACGTAGTATAGGACACTCTAAGATGTCTTCAGGATGGACTTCTCTTGTCTTAGATTAAGGATTGTAGTACTCTGATGGTGATCATCAAAGCAGTATACTCCTTGTCCTGGTGACTGGCTGATGGGTTGCTGTGCACCATGTCGTGCATCAAGCTTTGGTTTTCACAGGCTACAAAAACAGCAGCTGTGCGGGTGCTCATTGCTTATGGATTGTAGGTGACAGAACTGAGCTGACagtaatatttttctaataaattggTGATGTTGCCAGATTATTGGTATTCTACATGGTTTTCAGAGGGCACATTTAAAGTAGGCCCTAAAAGTAGTCATTTTACCTTAtatgggccttttttttttgacatctcAGTCCACTCACAGCTTGTAAGCTGAGAATGTTTGGGATTTGTTTGTTCATAGGGTGGCAGTGAAAGCTGGTTCACAGATAGCAACAATGCCATTGCCTCTCTGGCTTTCCACCCAACGGCTCAGCTCCTGCTGATTGCCACTGCCAACGAGATCCACTTCTGGGATTGGAGTCGACGGGAGCCCTTTGCAGTGGTGAAGACAGCTAGTGAGATGGAACGGGTCCGGTGAGTACTCTGCCCACCAGTGATGTCTGGTGTAGGATTAACATAGTAGAGAACATTTACACACGCTTTCACCTCAGGAGACAGATTATTATCTTTGTATTATCCCTGCTTGGGTGGGGTATAATCCCTTTGGCTCCTCCTACTTTTTAAGCAGCTGGCCAGCCAGCTGGGGAgctgtttattttgttcattttagctGTTCCTTGGCCTCATCTTCTGGTCTCTGTAGACCAGGGTTGTTAGAatctttttcagattcaaaaCTGTCTGGGTTTGGGATAAAGCCTTTATTTTCAGAAACCTGAAAGGTGTTCAGCTGGTAGATAGATTGGTGGGTAAATTGCTCATCCTTGGTTGTCTGTATCAAATTGGAAGATGGAGATGTAGATATGTCTCGAATCTGCTAAttgatatttacatatttagCCCTGGAAATCAGTGCACGTGTTGCCTGAATTAAAGTTGGTGCATTGTTTTCCTTGGGTCCTTTTGGTATTGAAGTTGAATATTAGCTGACTTTCTGGTCTTAGCTATGCACCTTGATGCTGAGACTGTTTCTTGTCACCAGCACTCAGGCTTCTTGCAAATGTAGCTGCTGTGTGAGGGAAGTCCTGAGTCTGTGGCAGAGCATGGGAGCATTCTCTACTTTACTGTTCTGATGGGCTCTTAGACATGAGCAGCTATGTGTTTAATGTAGCTGCTTCCTGAGGTGGAAGCCTAAtggtttttgaaattatttttgcaagTGTGAGGATGTAACAAGAAGTGCcaagccttattttttttaatctgtttgaaAGTTTTGAAAGTCTCTAGCATGAAGTTGATACCTGGGTAATCCCATAATTATAAGTAATGATTGCTAGAAACTTTCACACATGTTTCCTCTTCTTGGTTAACACTATTTCTCTGTCCATGTCTCTGtgcctttcttctgttttcagtctGGTGAGATTTGATCCTCTTGGACACTACTTACTCACAGCAATTGTTAACCCTTCTAATCAACAGGTAAGTTAGTCAGCAGTTCTAACTCCATCTAAACTGTGGAGTTACTTTCTCAACTAGTGCTCTAATTCAAATTATACTGGACTTTAATTTTCAATGTGTCTTTCCAGTCAAGGTTCAGAACTAGCTTCAGACTGTGTATTCAGAGTTACAGCCATAATCTTGACAGAGGAGTCTATTCTGAAACCCCTGGGTGATCGTCTCATTAGAAGTAACCAGCCAGTGTTGGATAGCGCGTCATTTATGTGCCTCTGGCTGGTTGACATTTTGCTTCCCCTTGCTGCCTCCGTATAATGGAGATGCCTTTTATAAGAGAATTGGTTTGCCAGCTATATTCGTTCAGAAATGTTGCTAATTGGAGGTGAATAATTTAATACTATATGATGATTCTGAATCTGGAACCAGTTAGTCCTTCAGGGGTGGAGTTGTTACCTGTCTGTGAAGTTTGTTTTCCTTGGATGATTACCAGTAGTTAATTTTTCTTGATTTACCTGGAAGTTCTAGCTAACTGCCTGGCTCTACCCTCGCCCCACCTTGGTCCACGTTGCAGGGTGATGACGAACCAGAGATCCCCATAGATGGAACAGAATTATCCCACTACCGTCAGCGTGCCCTCCTGCAATCACAGCCAGTGCGCCGGACGCCTCTCCTCCACAATTTCCTGCACATGCTGTCCTCCCGCTCCTCTGGCATCCAGGTGGGAGAGCAAAGCACAGTGCAAGATTCTGctaccccctcacccccaccgcCTCCCCCTCAGCCCTCCACGGAGCGCCCCAGGACTTCCGCTTACATCAGGCTCCGACAGCGGGTCAGTTACCCCACAGCCGAGTGCTGCCAGCACCTTGGGATCCTGTGCCTTTGCAGCCGCTGCTCTGGCACTCGAGTTCCTTCCCTCTTGCCACACCAGGACAGTGTCCCCCCTGCTTCTGCCAGGGCTACtaccccttccttttcttttgtacAGACCGAGCCCTTCCATCCCCCGGAGCAGGCTTCGTCAACGCAGCAGGACCAGGGCCTCCTGAACCGGCCTTCTGCCTTCAGTACAGTCCAGAGCAGCACTGCCGGTAACACGCTCCGCAACCTCAGTCTGGGTCCCACTCGTCGCTCTTTGGGTGGCCCTCTGTCTAGCCACCCTTCTAGGTATCACCGAGAACTAGCTCCCGGGCTGACCGGATCTGAGTGGACCAGGACAGTGCTCAGTCTGAACTCCCGCTCTGAGGCGGAATCCATGCCCCCGCCCAGGACCAGTGCCTCTTCAGTGAGTTTGCTGTCTGTGCTGagacagcaagaaggtggctCTCAAGCATCTGTGTACACTTCAGCCACAGAAGGGAGGGGTTTTCCAGCTTCGGGGTTGGCAGCTGAGTCAGATGGAGGGAACGGCTCCAGCCAGAACAACACGGGCAGCATTCGCCATGAGCTTCAGTGTGACCTGAGACGCTTCTTTTTGGAGTATGACCGGCTTCAGGAGCTGGACCAGAGCCTGAGTGGGGAAGCCCCCCAGGCACAACAGGCCCAGGAAATGCTCAACAATAACATTGAATCTGAGAGGCCaggcccctcccaccagcccaccCCGCACAGCAGTGAGAACAACTCCAACCTGTCCCGTGGCCACCTGAACCGCTGCCGGGCTTGCCACAATCTCCTGACCTTCAACAACGATACCCTGCGCTGGGAAAGAAGCACACCTAACTACTCCTCTGGCGAGGCCAGCTCCTCCTGGCAGGTCCCCAGTACCTTTGAGGGCATGCCCTCGAGTGGCAGCCAGTTGCCACCTCTTGAGCGGACTGAAGGCCAAACGCCCAGCTCCAGCAGGCTGGAGTTGAGCAGCTCTGCTAGTCCGCAGGAGGAGAGGACTGTGGGGGTGGCCTTCAACCAGGAGACAGGCCACTGGGAACGAATTTACACCCAGTCCAGCAGATCTGGAACTGTGTCACAGGAGGCCTTACATCAGGATATGCCTGAGGAAAGCTCTGAGGAAGATTCACTCAGGAGGTGAGCAGATGCTTTCCTGTCTTCTCCTGCATCCCTTACTCTTCTCCTGACATCTTTTCCTTCAGTCCTGTAGCTGTTGTGGTTTGATCTGGAGTGTCTGGGATCTGTGCATATGATTCTGATCTCCCTAGCTTTCATTGCGTCTTCTTGGAAAATCTTGCTCTGGTGGCAGAAAGCGGAGGCCTGGCAGTATGAGTCAGGTGACTCTGCTAGCTCCTTTTCTGGCTAAGCTCACGTGACCTTTAGCTTTAAAGGAAAATTGTAGATGGGGTTAGAGAGGCATGAG
This genomic interval carries:
- the AMBRA1 gene encoding activating molecule in BECN1-regulated autophagy protein 1 isoform X2; this encodes MKVVPEKNAVRILWGRERGTRTFGAQRLLQELVEDKTRWMKWEGKRVELPDSPRSTFLLAFSPDRTLLASTHVNHNIYITEVKTGKCVHSLIGHRRTPWCVTFHPTISGLIASGCLDGEVRIWDLHGGSESWFTDSNNAIASLAFHPTAQLLLIATANEIHFWDWSRREPFAVVKTASEMERVRLVRFDPLGHYLLTAIVNPSNQQGDDEPEIPIDGTELSHYRQRALLQSQPVRRTPLLHNFLHMLSSRSSGIQVGEQSTVQDSATPSPPPPPPQPSTERPRTSAYIRLRQRVSYPTAECCQHLGILCLCSRCSGTRVPSLLPHQDSVPPASARATTPSFSFVQTEPFHPPEQASSTQQDQGLLNRPSAFSTVQSSTAGNTLRNLSLGPTRRSLGGPLSSHPSRYHRELAPGLTGSEWTRTVLSLNSRSEAESMPPPRTSASSVSLLSVLRQQEGGSQASVYTSATEGRGFPASGLAAESDGGNGSSQNNTGSIRHELQCDLRRFFLEYDRLQELDQSLSGEAPQAQQAQEMLNNNIESERPGPSHQPTPHSSENNSNLSRGHLNRCRACHNLLTFNNDTLRWERSTPNYSSGEASSSWQVPSTFEGMPSSGSQLPPLERTEGQTPSSSRLELSSSASPQEERTVGVAFNQETGHWERIYTQSSRSGTVSQEALHQDMPEESSEEDSLRRLSPAAYYAQRMIQYLSRRDSIRQRSMRYQQNRLRSSTSSSSSDNQGPSVEGTDLEFEDFEDNGDRSRHRAPRNARMSAPSLGRFVPRRFLLPEYLPYAGIFHERGQPGLATHSSVNRVLAGAVIGDGQSAVASNIANTTYRLQWWDFTKFDLPEISNASVNVLVQNCKIYNDASCDISADGQLLAAFIPSSQRGFPDEGILAVYSLAPHNLGEMLYTKRFGPNAISVSLSPMGRYVMVGLASRRILLHPSTEHMVAQVFRLQQAHGGETSMRRVFNVLYPMPADQRRHVSINSARWLPEPGLGLAYGTNKGDLVICRPEALNSGVEYYWDQLNETVFTVHSSSRSSERPGTSRATWRTDRDMGLMNAIGLQPRNPTTSVTSQGTQTLALQLQNAETQTEREIQEPGTAASGPGEGEGSEYGASGEDALSRIQRLMAEGGMTAVVQREQSTTMASMGGFGNNIIVSHRIHRSSQTGTEPGAAQASSPQPSTSRGLLLEPGQLAERGLSPRTASWDQPGTPGREPPQPTLPSSSPVPPPLPLPSTERPTLHCDLTNNNHLPDGRGSSRGEAAGPSGEPRNR